In Candidatus Nitronauta litoralis, one DNA window encodes the following:
- a CDS encoding carbohydrate porin, whose protein sequence is MAIVLLRKVNFICVCLPLIFLFIFGGYSKGFPHHLREEYEFSEQYFKEDTLTGNWNGYRSKIWALGFAPEIEYFGETFYDPVGGMREQVEYAGLVDLDFHIDLDRAVGLDDTRILVAFVGTHGTNPSANLGTAQTVSSLEAGDTFQFFQAWIETFLFHEHVSLKAGIYSIDTEFDFKESANLFINGAFGTGLDLSETGVAGPAIFPNATLGVRMAYKSGTGWYAQAAVLDGVPGVVGDTTGTRLRLDSGDGVQVAGEVGFEKISEGGFINKIGVGSLVYSTDVMDLAAMTPAGNPVIHNGTFSLYGFIDWLLWTEPTNPGNGLKGLLRFGRADENTARFDYTFTGGLVYTGLIPSRDKDTTGLGISLAHNSNAYKTGQRNAGEGVDDIEMVVEGTHQIWVIPGLTLQPTLQYFFNPGSNPDLDHTLYLGFNFGLIF, encoded by the coding sequence ATGGCCATCGTTTTGCTTCGAAAAGTAAATTTTATCTGTGTCTGTCTGCCACTGATCTTTCTTTTTATTTTCGGAGGGTATTCGAAGGGGTTTCCGCATCATCTGCGGGAAGAGTATGAATTCTCTGAACAATATTTTAAAGAAGACACGTTGACGGGAAACTGGAACGGTTACCGCAGTAAAATCTGGGCTCTAGGGTTTGCCCCGGAAATCGAATATTTTGGTGAAACGTTCTACGATCCCGTTGGTGGAATGCGCGAGCAGGTGGAATACGCAGGACTGGTCGATCTGGATTTTCATATTGATCTGGATCGCGCTGTTGGTCTGGACGACACGCGAATCCTGGTCGCATTTGTTGGAACGCACGGCACCAATCCATCAGCCAATCTTGGAACCGCCCAAACGGTCAGCTCTCTTGAAGCCGGGGACACTTTTCAGTTCTTTCAAGCGTGGATTGAAACATTTTTGTTCCACGAGCATGTCAGTTTGAAAGCCGGAATTTATTCGATCGACACCGAGTTTGATTTCAAAGAATCTGCAAACCTGTTCATCAACGGTGCCTTTGGTACCGGGCTCGATTTATCTGAAACCGGGGTGGCGGGTCCGGCAATTTTTCCAAATGCAACGCTTGGTGTTCGCATGGCATATAAGTCTGGCACCGGTTGGTATGCTCAGGCGGCTGTGCTGGATGGTGTGCCCGGTGTGGTGGGCGACACGACAGGAACCCGTCTTCGTCTGGATTCAGGTGACGGAGTTCAGGTTGCCGGTGAAGTGGGATTTGAAAAAATCAGTGAAGGGGGATTCATAAATAAAATTGGCGTCGGTTCCCTGGTTTACAGCACAGACGTTATGGACCTGGCTGCCATGACACCTGCAGGCAATCCCGTGATCCACAATGGAACTTTCAGCTTGTACGGGTTCATCGACTGGTTGTTGTGGACTGAACCCACCAACCCTGGTAACGGGCTTAAAGGTCTGCTGCGCTTTGGCCGGGCGGATGAGAATACGGCAAGGTTTGATTATACGTTTACGGGGGGACTGGTTTATACGGGTTTAATACCAAGCCGCGATAAAGATACCACCGGCCTGGGTATCTCCCTCGCTCACAATTCAAACGCCTATAAAACCGGACAACGTAATGCCGGGGAAGGGGTGGATGATATCGAAATGGTTGTGGAAGGCACTCATCAAATATGGGTTATCCCCGGTCTGACGCTGCAACCCACCCTTCAATATTTTTTCAACCCCGGTTCCAACCCGGACCTGGATCACACCCTCTACCTGGGATTTAATTTCGGCCTTATATTTTAA
- a CDS encoding methyl-accepting chemotaxis protein, translated as MAAWNNINLKVKQTILFLLVGFVPLIAVMILNQVSFKDIRKLNASSLQNMAEGVTDKIDRNLFERYGDVQAFGLNSILRDHSFWYQVDSPIVAAMNNYVDTYDIYFLTVLVDLEGKVIAVNSKDQDGSGINSGYLMEKNFSSESWFKSVMAEKYYTSQKGNLGGEAALSGTVIVPLHINEDVKNIYNGDNGMTIGFAAPVKDADGQTIAIWHNYAKFSLVEEIFTEFYKNLKSKGFPQVELTLLDGKGRVIIDHDPTFGIGSENEIKHDFNIWQKLNLVEIGVAAAATAVRENKSGFEYAEHARKKMTQAAGYAHHTGALGFPGMNWSVLVRIPDEVINAPIISIENKLLICSVIFAFLILGFGVFNAAKITEPILALSKGLQTFSNGDFKSVNKINLDRNDELGTLATSFNQLFDGVTTFMKRSDEILRGELSEQTRFNLKGEFEEKLIVMTGQAKERLELAEREREQAEKLQEDVDTILETVNAASQGNLTHELTIQGNGAIGQMAEGLRKLIADLRTSISEIGENAHSLAGASEELTSTSQQMAGNAEETNAQAGVVSSASEQVSKNVETVATGSEEMSTSIIQISKNATEAAQVTQMAVKTVDETNKTISTLGESSQEIGKVIKVITSIAEQTNLLALNATIEAARAGEAGKGFAVVANEVKELANQTAKATEDIGQKILDIQNNTNNAVDAMSEITQVISQISDISNTIASAVEEQTATTNEMARSVNEAAEGTREIVSNISGVSEAARNTSSGAADTQSAASELARMAASMQQIVSRFKL; from the coding sequence ATGGCTGCTTGGAACAATATTAATTTGAAAGTTAAACAAACAATCCTGTTTTTATTGGTAGGTTTTGTGCCACTGATCGCGGTCATGATCCTGAATCAGGTTTCCTTTAAAGATATAAGGAAACTGAATGCCTCCTCTCTACAAAATATGGCAGAAGGTGTAACGGACAAAATCGATCGAAATTTGTTTGAACGCTATGGAGATGTCCAGGCATTTGGTTTGAACTCCATATTACGTGATCATTCTTTCTGGTACCAGGTCGACAGCCCTATCGTGGCTGCAATGAACAATTATGTAGACACCTACGATATTTATTTTCTAACGGTTCTGGTTGATCTTGAAGGGAAGGTCATTGCTGTCAATTCCAAAGACCAGGACGGCAGTGGAATAAATTCCGGCTATTTAATGGAAAAAAACTTTTCTTCAGAAAGTTGGTTTAAAAGTGTGATGGCTGAGAAATATTACACCAGTCAGAAGGGAAATCTTGGTGGTGAAGCTGCGTTATCCGGGACCGTCATTGTGCCGCTTCATATCAACGAAGATGTAAAAAATATTTATAACGGTGATAATGGGATGACTATCGGGTTTGCTGCACCGGTAAAAGATGCCGACGGACAAACCATTGCGATCTGGCACAATTATGCAAAGTTTTCACTTGTTGAAGAAATCTTTACGGAGTTTTACAAAAACCTTAAAAGTAAGGGTTTTCCTCAGGTTGAATTGACTCTTTTAGATGGCAAAGGTCGCGTCATAATTGACCACGACCCAACATTTGGTATTGGATCCGAAAACGAGATCAAACATGATTTTAATATCTGGCAAAAGTTGAACCTTGTGGAAATTGGAGTGGCTGCTGCAGCTACAGCGGTTCGCGAAAACAAGTCCGGATTTGAATATGCGGAACATGCCAGAAAGAAGATGACCCAGGCTGCAGGTTATGCGCATCATACCGGGGCTTTGGGTTTTCCGGGTATGAACTGGTCCGTTTTGGTTCGTATTCCGGATGAAGTAATCAATGCACCCATTATATCCATTGAAAACAAACTTTTGATTTGTTCAGTGATCTTTGCATTTCTCATCCTGGGGTTTGGTGTTTTTAATGCCGCTAAAATAACAGAACCCATCCTTGCTTTAAGTAAGGGATTACAAACCTTTTCCAACGGAGATTTTAAATCGGTCAATAAGATTAATCTTGATCGTAATGATGAGCTGGGCACTCTGGCGACGTCTTTTAACCAGTTGTTCGATGGAGTGACCACCTTCATGAAACGTTCTGATGAAATTTTAAGAGGAGAATTGTCCGAACAGACCAGGTTTAACTTAAAGGGTGAGTTTGAAGAAAAACTTATTGTCATGACAGGGCAGGCAAAAGAAAGGCTGGAACTTGCAGAGCGTGAGCGTGAACAGGCTGAAAAATTGCAGGAAGATGTCGATACCATTCTCGAAACCGTGAATGCGGCATCCCAGGGCAATCTCACCCATGAGTTGACCATTCAAGGGAATGGGGCTATTGGGCAAATGGCAGAAGGCCTGCGCAAACTGATTGCAGATCTCCGGACTTCTATTTCAGAAATTGGAGAAAATGCCCATTCACTTGCCGGAGCTTCTGAGGAATTAACCTCTACAAGTCAGCAAATGGCAGGTAATGCTGAGGAAACCAATGCGCAGGCTGGTGTGGTGTCTTCTGCTTCAGAGCAGGTCAGCAAAAACGTGGAAACCGTTGCGACAGGTTCCGAGGAAATGAGTACCAGCATTATCCAGATATCCAAAAATGCAACGGAAGCAGCACAAGTTACCCAAATGGCGGTAAAAACTGTAGATGAAACCAATAAGACTATCTCGACTCTGGGGGAGAGCAGTCAGGAAATCGGGAAAGTGATCAAGGTGATCACCTCGATTGCAGAGCAGACCAATCTCCTCGCGCTGAATGCCACCATTGAAGCTGCTCGGGCCGGCGAGGCGGGTAAGGGTTTCGCCGTTGTGGCTAATGAGGTTAAGGAGCTTGCGAACCAGACTGCCAAAGCTACCGAGGATATTGGTCAGAAAATTCTGGATATCCAGAACAACACAAACAATGCAGTGGATGCCATGAGCGAGATAACGCAGGTCATTTCACAGATCAGCGATATCTCAAATACGATTGCAAGCGCCGTTGAAGAACAGACAGCAACCACCAATGAAATGGCACGCAGTGTTAATGAGGCCGCAGAGGGGACAAGAGAAATCGTTTCGAATATTTCAGGGGTCTCAGAGGCTGCTAGAAATACGAGTTCTGGAGCGGCAGATACCCAGTCTGCTGCTTCCGAGTTGGCTCGTATGGCAGCCTCCATGCAACAGATCGTCAGCAGATTCAAGCTTTAG
- the thrS gene encoding threonine--tRNA ligase: protein MNSEAEQKQPPEYDLETLRHSCAHLMAQAVKQLYPETKVTIGPVIQDGFYYDFFRETPFVPEDLKKIEKRMKEIAKKGLEVKRVELDRDEAINLFKSMNEHFKVEIIQGINSTDPITAYTQGEFTDLCRGPHVDSTKRLKAFKLLSTSSAYWRGDEKNPVLQRIYGTCWPTKEELKSYLERLEEAKKRDHRKLGKELDLFTMSEDIGPGLILWHPKGSRVRYEMEEFWRREHYKNGYELVYTPHAAKVDLWKTSGHMEFYSENIFSPMDVEGQEYVMKPMNCPFHIQIYKSHLRSYRDLPLRWAELGTVYRYERSGVLHGLLRVRGFTQDDAHLFCREDQIENEILRVLRFILFILRSFGFLEYKVYLSTRPEKSVGSDQAWETATGALEGALNKSGLEYEVDAGEGVFYGPKIDIKIRDSLHRYWQVSTIQVDFNLPDRFEMSYIGEDGKAHRPIMIHRALMGSIERFFGCLVEHYAGAFPLWLAPVQVILLPITDQHFPYTEEVYEKLLSAGIRVEKDLRNEKIGFKIREAQISKIPYMLVLGDQEAQSAKIAVRRRRSQETQTMDIEAFLSQLNTEIEEKTIDVS from the coding sequence ATGAACAGCGAAGCGGAGCAAAAACAACCACCCGAATACGACCTTGAAACTCTTCGGCACAGTTGCGCCCATTTGATGGCGCAGGCTGTCAAACAGCTGTACCCGGAAACAAAGGTCACCATCGGACCTGTGATCCAGGACGGATTCTATTACGATTTTTTCCGCGAGACCCCTTTCGTACCCGAAGATCTGAAAAAGATCGAGAAGCGCATGAAGGAAATTGCGAAAAAGGGGCTGGAAGTCAAGCGAGTCGAGCTCGATCGTGATGAAGCAATCAATTTGTTCAAATCGATGAATGAACACTTTAAAGTGGAAATCATTCAGGGTATCAACTCCACCGATCCTATCACCGCCTACACTCAGGGCGAGTTCACCGACCTGTGCCGTGGGCCACATGTGGACAGCACTAAACGGTTGAAAGCCTTCAAATTGCTTTCCACCTCGTCCGCTTATTGGCGCGGGGACGAAAAAAATCCAGTGCTGCAGCGAATCTACGGAACCTGCTGGCCCACCAAGGAAGAACTCAAATCTTACCTTGAACGGCTGGAAGAAGCGAAGAAACGCGACCATCGGAAGCTTGGCAAGGAACTCGACCTGTTCACCATGTCTGAAGATATTGGACCGGGATTGATCCTTTGGCACCCGAAGGGATCTCGTGTGCGCTATGAAATGGAAGAATTCTGGCGGCGCGAGCACTATAAGAACGGCTATGAACTGGTCTACACTCCACACGCAGCGAAAGTGGACTTATGGAAAACCAGCGGCCACATGGAATTTTATTCCGAGAATATTTTTTCGCCAATGGATGTTGAAGGGCAGGAGTATGTGATGAAACCAATGAACTGCCCGTTCCATATCCAGATCTATAAGAGCCATCTACGAAGCTACCGCGACCTCCCTCTGCGATGGGCGGAGCTTGGCACCGTTTACCGTTACGAGCGGTCAGGCGTGTTGCACGGTTTACTACGGGTTCGTGGCTTCACCCAGGACGATGCGCATCTGTTCTGCCGGGAAGACCAGATCGAAAATGAAATCCTGCGTGTACTCCGTTTCATCCTGTTCATTTTGCGTTCGTTCGGGTTCCTCGAGTACAAGGTCTATCTCAGCACGCGCCCTGAAAAATCAGTGGGTTCGGACCAAGCTTGGGAAACAGCCACTGGCGCACTTGAAGGAGCATTGAACAAATCCGGGCTCGAGTATGAAGTTGATGCCGGGGAAGGTGTGTTTTACGGTCCCAAAATCGACATCAAGATTCGAGACAGTCTGCACCGTTACTGGCAGGTTTCCACGATCCAGGTTGATTTCAACCTGCCGGACCGGTTTGAAATGTCTTATATAGGAGAGGATGGCAAAGCTCATCGACCCATCATGATCCATCGGGCGTTGATGGGGTCAATCGAGCGGTTTTTCGGTTGTCTGGTCGAGCATTATGCCGGAGCGTTCCCGCTGTGGCTGGCGCCGGTACAGGTGATTCTGCTCCCAATCACGGATCAGCACTTCCCATATACCGAGGAAGTGTACGAAAAGCTGCTTTCTGCCGGAATTCGGGTAGAAAAAGACTTGCGAAATGAGAAGATTGGGTTCAAAATCAGGGAGGCCCAAATCAGTAAAATCCCATATATGCTTGTTCTTGGCGATCAGGAAGCACAATCTGCCAAAATAGCAGTTCGGCGTCGCCGGTCACAGGAGACGCAAACTATGGATATCGAGGCCTTTTTATCTCAATTGAATACCGAGATCGAAGAGAAAACGATCGACGTTAGTTGA
- the rplT gene encoding 50S ribosomal protein L20, with protein sequence MPRATNGTVSRQRRKKILRMAKGYRSARSRAYRKAREAVEHGLSYAYRDRRVRKREFRRLWIARINAAVRAEGMTYSQFMNGLKKAEVELDRKVLSDLAIRDLESFKSLIETARSQLSAA encoded by the coding sequence ATGCCACGTGCTACAAATGGAACCGTCTCGAGACAACGCCGCAAAAAAATCCTGCGTATGGCCAAGGGCTACCGCAGTGCGCGGAGCCGCGCTTACAGAAAGGCCCGGGAAGCTGTCGAACACGGTTTGTCCTATGCTTATCGTGACCGTCGCGTCCGCAAAAGGGAATTCCGCCGGTTGTGGATCGCCCGCATCAATGCTGCTGTCCGGGCCGAAGGAATGACCTACAGCCAGTTCATGAATGGTTTGAAAAAAGCTGAAGTCGAACTGGACCGCAAGGTACTCTCTGATCTTGCCATTCGTGATTTGGAGTCCTTCAAGTCACTTATTGAAACTGCCCGATCCCAGCTCAGCGCCGCCTAG
- the infC gene encoding translation initiation factor IF-3 has product MIRVREVEVITDDGERLGTFPTAEALEMASDRDMDLVEVSPNSNPPVCKIMDFGKFKYKQSKKAHEAKKNQRIIHVKEIKFRPNTDQHDYDFKLKNILKFLDAGDKVKVVIFFRGREIVHRQNGERILQRVVEATEEHGVVEQTSKQEGRTLTMILAPKGKDRKGKPAKKPEKQDTAGKEVSE; this is encoded by the coding sequence ATGATTCGCGTGCGAGAAGTTGAAGTGATCACAGATGATGGGGAACGGTTGGGTACGTTTCCCACAGCAGAAGCTTTGGAAATGGCCAGCGATCGGGATATGGATCTGGTGGAAGTGTCCCCCAACTCCAATCCGCCGGTCTGCAAAATCATGGACTTTGGCAAGTTCAAGTACAAGCAGAGCAAAAAAGCGCACGAAGCCAAAAAAAACCAGCGCATCATCCATGTCAAGGAAATCAAATTCCGACCGAATACCGATCAGCACGATTATGATTTTAAGCTGAAGAACATCCTCAAGTTTCTGGATGCAGGGGACAAGGTCAAGGTCGTTATATTTTTCCGCGGCCGCGAAATCGTGCACCGTCAAAATGGTGAAAGGATTTTGCAGCGGGTGGTCGAAGCCACTGAAGAACATGGTGTCGTGGAGCAGACTTCTAAACAGGAAGGCCGGACCCTGACGATGATCCTTGCTCCCAAAGGCAAGGACCGAAAAGGGAAACCTGCAAAAAAACCGGAAAAGCAGGACACGGCAGGAAAAGAAGTGTCGGAGTGA
- a CDS encoding YHYH protein, translating into MRVGALIKKTILVFFAAAFLNLFTWGTVTAQDLWFSNPKVKVQVSGEFYSVQSDGMPDHKWQQVNPNTPTPQNIRVLIPRNPVKAAQTTPVPSRGPIAIAINGVVFFGPEDAHGKLAIENHGLDSCQGHPAPTGMYHYHSTPACVYHDKRDQHSPVIGYAFDGFKIYGLLGDHGLPPRDLDSCNGHEDAERGYHYHTTRDFPYVLGCYRGTATVTGKNRGGKEMGRERMRPGPGRGGDRMRQACDADRRRYCPNMPPSREMHECMRRNRHNFSSTCQEAMRQHRPPPR; encoded by the coding sequence ATGCGTGTTGGTGCCTTGATAAAAAAAACCATTTTAGTATTTTTTGCGGCCGCGTTTCTGAACCTTTTCACTTGGGGAACTGTGACGGCGCAGGATCTGTGGTTCTCCAACCCTAAGGTGAAGGTGCAGGTTTCAGGTGAATTTTATTCCGTGCAATCGGATGGGATGCCCGACCACAAATGGCAACAGGTCAATCCCAACACCCCGACTCCGCAGAACATACGCGTGCTGATTCCGCGTAATCCTGTAAAGGCTGCACAGACGACCCCGGTACCTTCACGAGGCCCAATCGCGATTGCCATCAATGGTGTTGTGTTTTTCGGACCGGAAGACGCACATGGAAAACTTGCCATAGAAAACCACGGACTGGATTCGTGTCAGGGGCATCCGGCTCCAACCGGGATGTACCACTATCATTCGACACCGGCCTGCGTCTATCACGACAAACGCGATCAGCATTCCCCGGTCATCGGTTACGCGTTTGATGGCTTCAAAATTTACGGACTACTGGGAGACCATGGGTTGCCGCCCCGGGATCTGGATTCCTGCAACGGACACGAAGACGCCGAGCGCGGGTACCACTATCACACAACCCGGGACTTTCCTTACGTGCTGGGATGTTACCGTGGAACCGCGACGGTAACTGGTAAGAATCGAGGTGGCAAAGAAATGGGACGAGAGCGGATGAGGCCTGGTCCGGGACGAGGCGGGGACCGGATGCGGCAGGCCTGCGATGCCGATCGGCGTCGGTATTGCCCCAACATGCCGCCCAGTCGCGAGATGCACGAATGCATGCGCCGCAACCGGCACAATTTTTCAAGTACCTGCCAGGAGGCGATGCGCCAGCACCGCCCTCCTCCACGTTAA
- the rpmI gene encoding 50S ribosomal protein L35, producing MPKMKTNKGAAKRFKKLGSGKIKAHSAYTSHILTSKTTKRKRNLRKGKVLTGADAKRAQVLLPN from the coding sequence ATGCCTAAGATGAAAACCAACAAGGGTGCGGCCAAGCGTTTTAAAAAGCTTGGGAGTGGAAAGATCAAAGCTCATTCTGCCTACACCAGCCATATCCTGACTTCAAAAACCACCAAACGCAAACGCAATCTGAGGAAAGGCAAGGTACTCACAGGAGCCGACGCCAAACGAGCCCAGGTGCTCTTGCCAAATTAA
- the pheS gene encoding phenylalanine--tRNA ligase subunit alpha, whose product MTDPILNIRKLFDKQLGALVREDQLRQLKADFIGKKGRVTLLMKELKSLPSNERKEAGKNLNEVKTYIEAALQEKNHQLKSATANDKNSAFDFTLPGRKNGTGHSHPVTQVMEEIISIFNGMGFNVEEGPQIESDYYNFEALNIPKDHPARDMQDTFYIGGKVLRTHTSPVQIHVMERQPPPLRIIAPGKVYRCDSDVSHTPMFHQIEGLMVDRDVRFSDLKGVIEIFLKEVFGANVKVRFRPSFFPFTCPSAEVDIQCAMCSGKGCRSCSQTGWLEILGAGMVDPAVFGFVDYDPEEWSGFAFGLGIERIAMLKFGINDIRLYFENDIRFLQQF is encoded by the coding sequence ATGACCGACCCTATCCTGAACATCCGCAAGCTTTTTGACAAACAACTGGGTGCCCTTGTCCGGGAGGATCAGCTGCGTCAACTCAAAGCTGATTTCATCGGTAAAAAAGGCCGTGTAACCCTGTTGATGAAAGAACTGAAATCTCTCCCTTCCAACGAAAGGAAGGAAGCAGGTAAAAACCTCAACGAAGTAAAAACATATATTGAGGCCGCTCTCCAGGAAAAAAACCATCAATTAAAATCCGCCACAGCAAACGATAAAAATAGCGCCTTTGACTTTACGTTACCTGGAAGAAAAAACGGTACCGGGCATTCTCACCCGGTCACCCAGGTGATGGAAGAAATCATCAGTATTTTTAACGGCATGGGATTCAATGTTGAAGAAGGGCCTCAAATCGAAAGTGATTATTATAATTTTGAAGCGTTGAACATCCCGAAAGACCATCCGGCCCGGGACATGCAGGACACCTTTTATATTGGCGGCAAGGTTTTACGCACCCACACCTCACCTGTGCAAATCCATGTCATGGAACGCCAACCACCGCCGTTGCGAATTATTGCACCCGGTAAAGTTTATCGATGCGACTCCGATGTTTCCCACACACCCATGTTTCACCAGATTGAGGGGTTGATGGTCGACCGCGATGTCAGATTCAGCGACTTGAAGGGTGTGATCGAAATATTTTTAAAGGAAGTATTTGGAGCGAATGTAAAGGTCCGTTTCCGACCCAGCTTTTTCCCGTTCACGTGCCCCAGCGCAGAAGTGGATATTCAATGCGCCATGTGTTCAGGCAAGGGTTGCAGGTCCTGCAGTCAGACCGGCTGGCTCGAAATACTGGGAGCTGGAATGGTCGACCCGGCGGTGTTTGGATTTGTTGATTACGATCCAGAAGAGTGGTCCGGGTTTGCTTTTGGTTTGGGAATTGAACGCATCGCCATGCTCAAGTTTGGAATCAACGACATTCGCCTTTATTTCGAAAACGATATCCGCTTCCTGCAACAGTTCTGA